One segment of Halococcus salsus DNA contains the following:
- a CDS encoding NAD-dependent epimerase/dehydratase family protein, with amino-acid sequence MQAQQQADERLTEPGTLLVTGGTGFLGLHTCEYFKERGWDVVALDLKPFKPEDEIDGVDFIEGDVRDEESIAAALEESGADSVVHTAAALPLWDDERIRDTTINGTRNVLWAAKDAGVNRVVYISSTAVYGTHDHHPITEESPLDGVGPYGEAKIEAEQICRDFRRQGMCVPILRPKTFIGPKRLGVFQVLFDWIESGANVPMVGWGNNKYQLMHVYDLVRAMEFMFAKDEDEVNTTFNVGAEEFGTMKEDFQAPIDYAGTGKRTVGTPTPLTVFALRTLDKLNLSPLYPWVYETAHEDSYVSVEKLKSLGWEPRYSNKEALVETYEWYLDNYDDPETDGTGLDHRVAWDQGALTLVKGVFKRI; translated from the coding sequence ATGCAGGCACAACAGCAAGCGGACGAACGGCTCACCGAGCCCGGAACGCTGCTCGTCACCGGCGGCACCGGATTCCTCGGGCTTCACACCTGCGAATACTTCAAGGAACGCGGCTGGGACGTCGTGGCGCTCGACCTCAAACCCTTCAAACCCGAGGACGAGATCGATGGCGTCGACTTCATCGAGGGCGACGTCCGCGACGAGGAGTCCATCGCCGCCGCGCTCGAGGAGTCGGGCGCGGACTCGGTCGTCCACACCGCCGCGGCGCTCCCGCTCTGGGACGACGAGCGCATCCGCGACACCACTATCAACGGTACTCGTAACGTCCTCTGGGCCGCCAAGGACGCGGGCGTCAACCGTGTGGTCTACATCTCCTCGACCGCGGTCTACGGCACCCACGACCACCACCCGATAACCGAAGAATCCCCGCTCGACGGCGTTGGTCCCTACGGCGAGGCCAAGATCGAGGCCGAGCAGATCTGTCGCGACTTCCGTCGACAGGGCATGTGCGTTCCGATCCTCCGACCGAAGACGTTCATCGGCCCGAAGCGCCTCGGCGTCTTTCAAGTGCTGTTCGACTGGATCGAGTCCGGCGCGAACGTCCCGATGGTCGGCTGGGGCAACAACAAGTACCAGCTGATGCACGTCTACGACCTCGTGCGCGCGATGGAGTTCATGTTCGCGAAGGACGAGGACGAGGTCAACACCACGTTCAACGTGGGTGCCGAGGAGTTCGGCACGATGAAGGAGGACTTCCAGGCCCCGATCGACTACGCGGGCACCGGCAAGCGCACCGTGGGCACCCCGACCCCGCTCACGGTGTTCGCGCTCCGTACGCTCGACAAGCTCAACCTCTCGCCGCTCTACCCCTGGGTCTACGAGACCGCCCACGAGGACTCCTACGTCTCCGTCGAGAAGCTGAAATCGCTCGGTTGGGAACCCCGCTACTCCAACAAGGAGGCGCTCGTCGAGACCTACGAGTGGTACCTCGACAACTACGACGATCCCGAGACCGACGGCACGGGGTTGGACCACCGGGTCGCCTGGGACCAGGGCGCGCTCACGCTGGTGAAGGGCGTCTTCAAACGCATCTAA